A window of the Salarias fasciatus chromosome 7, fSalaFa1.1, whole genome shotgun sequence genome harbors these coding sequences:
- the osbpl5 gene encoding oxysterol-binding protein-related protein 5 isoform X1: protein MKEENLFHRRFSLCPSATSPPKIDPRTLTRNLSYGGDNDLYNLSPGSETDRNGLSMLSNELSPAQSPGSKSESRMFNGVEKDCPSPTEKLARKESLKVQKQNYRQEKKRAAKELSTALKDPSVVIMSNWLKIRGSLKSWTKLWCALRPGVLLIYKTPKTDHWVGTILLSACKLIERPSKKDGFCFKLYHPLDKSIWAVKGPKGENVGSITQPLPSNYLIFRAASESDGRCWMDALELALSCSSLYKLTAKAGKEGDISTSSESSHILHLLQSTALTDAELLQLNDTVLLDHMEHDGFSDKSEREVHDDWDATANENGGRLTEESDMDQSDELSPGPQATAYVEQSTEEMAEAGEASQVETVSEENKGLIWGLLKQLRPGMDLSKVVLPTFILEPRSFLDKLSDYYYHADLLSQAVQEESAYGRIKQVLRWYLSGFYKKPKGLKKPYNPILGETFRCCWLHPQTDSCTFYIAEQVSHHPPISAFHICNRKDGFSISGSILAKSKFYGNSLSAILDGKARLLFLSRDEEYVITMPYAHCKGILYGTMTLELGGKITIECEKTKCLTELEFKLKPFLGGSCSVNQISGKIFVGEELLATVDGHWDGEVFIHEKRSGQQETLWNPSSDIRSARLKRQVVQVDQQGEFESERLWQHVTSAIMDRDQVRATQEKFVLEEAQRKEARERGEKAWIPRLFQQDPLTSEWTYKHMDTRPWDGELCLVQFEKDGVIQTHEKSQRQHNGLSYSHSWASQQKAEVNGKHRKASSQPSSCSQNTESSSTTPEPTHESSDNEGFSNQCARCSKEVKDIAQIEASITSIQKTQQDIQRNLVALSRQLSRQRASDDGVSLTGRHCLILCVLLLSQLLLNYVFT from the exons atgaaggaggagaatCTGTTCCATCGGAGGTTTTCTCTGTGTCCCAGCGCCACCTCCCCGCCCAAAATTGACCCCCGCACCCTCACCAGGAACCTGTCCTATGGAGGAGACAACGACCTCTACAACCTCAGTCCAG GCAGTGAAACAGACAGGAACGGTCTCTCCATGCTGAGTAATGAACTTAGTCCTGCCCAATCACCAGGCAGCAAG TCTGAGTCCAGGATGTTTAATGGTGTGGAGAAGGACTGTCCCTCCCCCACAGAGAAGCTGGCCAGGAAAGAGTCGCTGAAG GTTCAAAAGCAGAATTACAGACAGGAGAAGAAACGGGCAGCTAAAGAACTGTCCACTGCCCTCAAGGACCCCAGTGTTGTCATCATGTCCAACTGGCTAAAG ATCCGTGGTTCCTTGAAAAGCTGGACCAAGCTGTGGTGTGCCCTGAGGCCCGGCGTGCTGCTGATCTATAAGACCCCGAAAACAGACCACTGGGTGGGCACCATCCTCCTCAGTGCTTGCAAGCTGATCGAGAGACCCTCCAAGAAGGATGGCTTCTGCTTCAAGCTCTACCACCCTTTGGACAAATCAATCTGGGCTGTCAAG GGTCCCAAAGGAGAGAATGTTGGCTCCATCACGCAGCCGCTACCCAGCAACTACCTGATCTTCAGAGCCGCGTCTGAATCTGACG GCCGGTGCTGGATGGATGCCCTGGAGCTCGCTCTcagctgctccagtctctacAAGCTGACGGCCAAAGCTGGGAAGGAAGGAGATATCAGCACGTCTTCAGAGTCCTCCCatatcctccacctgctgcagtcCACGGCGCTGACGGATGCAGAGCTCCTACA ATTGAACGACACGGTGCTTCTGGACCACATGGAGCACGACGGCTTCTCGGACAAGTCTGAGCGCGAGGTGCACGACGACTGGGACGCCACGGCCAACGAGAACGGCGGACGGCTGACGGAGGAGAGCGACATGGACCAATCGGACGAGCTGTCCCCGGGGCCGCAGGCCACGGCCTACGTGGAGCAGAGCACGGAGGAGATGGCCGAG GCTGGAGAGGCGTCCCAGGTGGAAACCGTCTCGGAGGAGAACAAAGGCCTGATCTGGGGCCTGCTGAAGCAGCTCCGGCCGGGAATGGACCTGTCCAAGGTGGTGCTGCCCACCTTCATCCTGGAGCCGCGCTCCTTCCTGGACAAGCTGTCGGATTACTACTACCACGCCGACCTCCTCTCACA AGCCGTACAGGAGGAGAGCGCGTACGGTCGCATCAAGCAGGTGTTGAGATGGTATCTGTCTGGTTTTTACAAGAAACCCAAG gGTCTGAAAAAGCCTTACAATCCAATCCTCGGAGAGACGTTTCGCTGCTGCTGGCTTCATCCTCAGACCGACAGCTGCACGTTCTACATAGCCGAGCAG GTGTCCCACCATCCGCCCATCTCTGCCTTTCACATCTGCAACCGGAAGGACGGCTTCTCCATCAGCGGGAGCATCCTGGCCAAGTCCAAGTTCTACG gTAACTCTCTGTCGGCCATTCTGGACGGAAAAGCCAGGCTGCTGTTTCTCAGCAGGGATGAGGAGTACGTCATCACGATGCCCTACGCGCACTGCAAAG GTATCTTGTATGGCACCATGACTCTGGAGCTGGGAGGAAAAATAACCATCGAGTGTGAGAAAACTAAATGTCTGACGGAGCTGGAGTTCAAACTGAAG CCTTTCCTGGGAGGCTCCTGCTCAGTCAATCAGATCAGTGGGAAGATCTTCGTGGGAGAGGAGCTCCTGGCCACCGTGGACGGTCACTGG GACGGCGAGGTGTTCATCCACGAGAAGCGCTCCGGCCAGCAGGAAACACTGTGGAACCCCAGCTCAGACATCCGCAGCGCTCGCCTCAAGAGGCAGGTGGTCCAGGTGGACCAGCAGGGAGAGTTCGAGTCTGAGAG GTTGTGGCAGCACGTGACGAGCGCCATCATGGACCGGGACCAAGTGCGGGCCACCCAGGAGAAGTTTGTGTTGGAGGAGGCTCAGAGGaaagaggccagagagaggggggagaaggCCTGGATCCCGCGGCTCTTCCAGCAGGACCCCCTCACCTCGGAGTGGACGTACAAGCACATGGA CACGCGGCCCTGGGACGGCGAGCTCTGCCTGGTTCAGTTCGAGAAGGACGGCGTGATCCAGACGCACGAGAAGAGCCAGCGGCAGCACAACGGCCTGTCGTACAGCCACAGCTGGGCCAGCCAGCAGAAG GCGGAGGTGAACGGGAAGCACAGGAAGGCCAGCAGTCAGccgtccagctgcagccagaACACCGAGAGCAGCAGCACCACGCCGGAGCCCACGCACGAGTCCTCCGACAACGAAG GCTTTTCGAACCAGTGTGCCCGGTGCAGCAAAGAGGTGAAGGACATCGCACAGATCGAGGCCTCCATAACGTCGATACAGAAGACACAGCAGGACATCCAGAG AAACCTGGTGGCTCTGAGTCGTCAGCTGTCTCGCCAGAGGGCCTCGGACGACGGCGTGTCGCTGACCGGCCGCCACTGTCTCATCCTCTGCGTGCTGCTGCTCTCGCAGCTCCTCCTCAACTACGTCTTCACCTAA
- the phlda2 gene encoding pleckstrin homology-like domain family A member 2 — MKMSAAEICQVLKEGELEKRSDNLLQFWKRKTCVLTTDSLNMYADTQKRSKGKELKLQSIKKVDCVERTGKFVYFTIVTTDNKEIDFRCSGEDNCWNAVITMALIDYQNRKAIQDFKTRQDNESASPGQQERRMARAP; from the coding sequence atgaaaatgtcGGCGGCAGAGATCTGCCAGGTTCTCAAAGAAGGagagctggagaagaggagcgacAACCTGCTCCAGTTCTGGAAGAGGAAGACGTGCGTGCTGACCACGGACAGCCTCAACATGTACGCCGACACGCAGAAGCGCAGCAAGGGCAAAGAGCTGAAGCTGCAGTCCATCAAGAAGGTGGACTGCGTGGAGCGCACCGGCAAGTTCGTCTACTTCACCATCGTCACCACGGACAATAAGGAGATCGATTTCCGGTGCTCCGGCGAGGACAACTGCTGGAACGCGGTGATCACGATGGCCCTGATTGATTACCAGAACAGGAAAGCCATCCAGGACTTTAAAACGCGGCAGGACAACGAGAGCGCGTCGCCCGGGCAGCAGGAGAGGCGCATGGCCCGTGCGCCCTGA
- the osbpl5 gene encoding oxysterol-binding protein-related protein 5 isoform X2: MEETTTSTTSVQSESRMFNGVEKDCPSPTEKLARKESLKVQKQNYRQEKKRAAKELSTALKDPSVVIMSNWLKIRGSLKSWTKLWCALRPGVLLIYKTPKTDHWVGTILLSACKLIERPSKKDGFCFKLYHPLDKSIWAVKGPKGENVGSITQPLPSNYLIFRAASESDGRCWMDALELALSCSSLYKLTAKAGKEGDISTSSESSHILHLLQSTALTDAELLQLNDTVLLDHMEHDGFSDKSEREVHDDWDATANENGGRLTEESDMDQSDELSPGPQATAYVEQSTEEMAEAGEASQVETVSEENKGLIWGLLKQLRPGMDLSKVVLPTFILEPRSFLDKLSDYYYHADLLSQAVQEESAYGRIKQVLRWYLSGFYKKPKGLKKPYNPILGETFRCCWLHPQTDSCTFYIAEQVSHHPPISAFHICNRKDGFSISGSILAKSKFYGNSLSAILDGKARLLFLSRDEEYVITMPYAHCKGILYGTMTLELGGKITIECEKTKCLTELEFKLKPFLGGSCSVNQISGKIFVGEELLATVDGHWDGEVFIHEKRSGQQETLWNPSSDIRSARLKRQVVQVDQQGEFESERLWQHVTSAIMDRDQVRATQEKFVLEEAQRKEARERGEKAWIPRLFQQDPLTSEWTYKHMDTRPWDGELCLVQFEKDGVIQTHEKSQRQHNGLSYSHSWASQQKAEVNGKHRKASSQPSSCSQNTESSSTTPEPTHESSDNEGFSNQCARCSKEVKDIAQIEASITSIQKTQQDIQRNLVALSRQLSRQRASDDGVSLTGRHCLILCVLLLSQLLLNYVFT, encoded by the exons ATGGAGGAGACAACGACCTCTACAACCTCAGTCCAG TCTGAGTCCAGGATGTTTAATGGTGTGGAGAAGGACTGTCCCTCCCCCACAGAGAAGCTGGCCAGGAAAGAGTCGCTGAAG GTTCAAAAGCAGAATTACAGACAGGAGAAGAAACGGGCAGCTAAAGAACTGTCCACTGCCCTCAAGGACCCCAGTGTTGTCATCATGTCCAACTGGCTAAAG ATCCGTGGTTCCTTGAAAAGCTGGACCAAGCTGTGGTGTGCCCTGAGGCCCGGCGTGCTGCTGATCTATAAGACCCCGAAAACAGACCACTGGGTGGGCACCATCCTCCTCAGTGCTTGCAAGCTGATCGAGAGACCCTCCAAGAAGGATGGCTTCTGCTTCAAGCTCTACCACCCTTTGGACAAATCAATCTGGGCTGTCAAG GGTCCCAAAGGAGAGAATGTTGGCTCCATCACGCAGCCGCTACCCAGCAACTACCTGATCTTCAGAGCCGCGTCTGAATCTGACG GCCGGTGCTGGATGGATGCCCTGGAGCTCGCTCTcagctgctccagtctctacAAGCTGACGGCCAAAGCTGGGAAGGAAGGAGATATCAGCACGTCTTCAGAGTCCTCCCatatcctccacctgctgcagtcCACGGCGCTGACGGATGCAGAGCTCCTACA ATTGAACGACACGGTGCTTCTGGACCACATGGAGCACGACGGCTTCTCGGACAAGTCTGAGCGCGAGGTGCACGACGACTGGGACGCCACGGCCAACGAGAACGGCGGACGGCTGACGGAGGAGAGCGACATGGACCAATCGGACGAGCTGTCCCCGGGGCCGCAGGCCACGGCCTACGTGGAGCAGAGCACGGAGGAGATGGCCGAG GCTGGAGAGGCGTCCCAGGTGGAAACCGTCTCGGAGGAGAACAAAGGCCTGATCTGGGGCCTGCTGAAGCAGCTCCGGCCGGGAATGGACCTGTCCAAGGTGGTGCTGCCCACCTTCATCCTGGAGCCGCGCTCCTTCCTGGACAAGCTGTCGGATTACTACTACCACGCCGACCTCCTCTCACA AGCCGTACAGGAGGAGAGCGCGTACGGTCGCATCAAGCAGGTGTTGAGATGGTATCTGTCTGGTTTTTACAAGAAACCCAAG gGTCTGAAAAAGCCTTACAATCCAATCCTCGGAGAGACGTTTCGCTGCTGCTGGCTTCATCCTCAGACCGACAGCTGCACGTTCTACATAGCCGAGCAG GTGTCCCACCATCCGCCCATCTCTGCCTTTCACATCTGCAACCGGAAGGACGGCTTCTCCATCAGCGGGAGCATCCTGGCCAAGTCCAAGTTCTACG gTAACTCTCTGTCGGCCATTCTGGACGGAAAAGCCAGGCTGCTGTTTCTCAGCAGGGATGAGGAGTACGTCATCACGATGCCCTACGCGCACTGCAAAG GTATCTTGTATGGCACCATGACTCTGGAGCTGGGAGGAAAAATAACCATCGAGTGTGAGAAAACTAAATGTCTGACGGAGCTGGAGTTCAAACTGAAG CCTTTCCTGGGAGGCTCCTGCTCAGTCAATCAGATCAGTGGGAAGATCTTCGTGGGAGAGGAGCTCCTGGCCACCGTGGACGGTCACTGG GACGGCGAGGTGTTCATCCACGAGAAGCGCTCCGGCCAGCAGGAAACACTGTGGAACCCCAGCTCAGACATCCGCAGCGCTCGCCTCAAGAGGCAGGTGGTCCAGGTGGACCAGCAGGGAGAGTTCGAGTCTGAGAG GTTGTGGCAGCACGTGACGAGCGCCATCATGGACCGGGACCAAGTGCGGGCCACCCAGGAGAAGTTTGTGTTGGAGGAGGCTCAGAGGaaagaggccagagagaggggggagaaggCCTGGATCCCGCGGCTCTTCCAGCAGGACCCCCTCACCTCGGAGTGGACGTACAAGCACATGGA CACGCGGCCCTGGGACGGCGAGCTCTGCCTGGTTCAGTTCGAGAAGGACGGCGTGATCCAGACGCACGAGAAGAGCCAGCGGCAGCACAACGGCCTGTCGTACAGCCACAGCTGGGCCAGCCAGCAGAAG GCGGAGGTGAACGGGAAGCACAGGAAGGCCAGCAGTCAGccgtccagctgcagccagaACACCGAGAGCAGCAGCACCACGCCGGAGCCCACGCACGAGTCCTCCGACAACGAAG GCTTTTCGAACCAGTGTGCCCGGTGCAGCAAAGAGGTGAAGGACATCGCACAGATCGAGGCCTCCATAACGTCGATACAGAAGACACAGCAGGACATCCAGAG AAACCTGGTGGCTCTGAGTCGTCAGCTGTCTCGCCAGAGGGCCTCGGACGACGGCGTGTCGCTGACCGGCCGCCACTGTCTCATCCTCTGCGTGCTGCTGCTCTCGCAGCTCCTCCTCAACTACGTCTTCACCTAA